The following coding sequences are from one Myxococcales bacterium window:
- a CDS encoding polysaccharide deacetylase family protein: MRIRAALSTLMGQRPIAQSLMDARERLPWSKLPWSPLTVLTYHHVEQPDADYRFDPDVADATTDMFDSQMAWVAANFSVVRLADLARAARGEGALPANALLITFDDGYKSCLTRALPVLARHQLPATFFVPTGYIDDRRLFWWEQIAWMLRERQGTAFAMTYPTARRFIANETGRHALLRLVKDSANLDLPRFMRELAAALQIDWTPELERRLADELIMTWDDLRALRDAGMDIASHGVTHRVLQQIALGEVATELRHSKRRLEEELGRPTLAIAYPTGRSVASDRTLHQAVRDAGYTLGFANANGMSLRRRRDWLDLPRYALDRQLSLDEFRGQLAVPWLSYRAQLAPAGAGLPPPGSTPTAAPNHPDAPPEASTLRAALREQWIRRTMKGIARRDAHKRIDFAYRVADPWHMASAKEQFRFAATNKILREQFGDIDTLLELGCGEGHQTEHLAQLARQVTGLDISATAIARAQARVPGAAFETGLVTDERWEGGRFDVVVACEVLYYIKDLAATLARLDALATRGWLITYFDGAERVLADDLARFAATRQPVQRNTFRYQDVTWNVMWHVKR; encoded by the coding sequence ATGCGAATTCGCGCGGCGCTGTCGACGCTTATGGGGCAGCGGCCGATCGCGCAGTCGCTCATGGACGCGCGCGAACGCCTACCGTGGTCGAAACTGCCGTGGTCGCCGCTGACGGTCCTCACCTATCACCACGTCGAACAGCCGGACGCCGACTATCGCTTTGATCCAGACGTCGCCGACGCTACCACCGACATGTTTGATAGCCAGATGGCGTGGGTCGCGGCTAACTTCTCGGTCGTGCGGCTGGCCGATTTGGCGCGAGCGGCGCGCGGCGAGGGCGCGCTACCCGCCAACGCGCTGCTCATCACGTTTGATGATGGCTACAAGTCGTGCCTGACCCGCGCCTTGCCCGTGTTGGCGCGGCATCAGCTGCCGGCGACGTTTTTTGTGCCAACTGGGTACATCGACGACCGGCGCCTGTTTTGGTGGGAACAAATCGCCTGGATGCTACGCGAACGCCAAGGCACGGCGTTTGCGATGACCTACCCCACGGCGCGTCGCTTCATCGCCAATGAGACCGGCCGCCACGCGCTGCTGCGCCTAGTCAAGGACAGCGCTAATCTCGACCTGCCGCGTTTTATGCGTGAGCTCGCCGCCGCGCTGCAAATCGACTGGACGCCCGAGCTCGAGCGGCGGCTCGCCGATGAGCTCATCATGACGTGGGACGATCTGCGCGCGCTGCGCGACGCCGGCATGGACATTGCCTCGCATGGCGTCACCCATCGCGTGCTGCAGCAGATTGCGCTTGGCGAAGTCGCCACCGAGCTGCGCCACAGCAAGCGGCGCCTCGAAGAAGAACTTGGGCGCCCCACCCTCGCCATTGCCTATCCTACCGGCCGCAGCGTCGCCAGCGACCGCACGCTGCACCAAGCGGTGCGCGATGCGGGCTATACGCTGGGCTTTGCCAACGCGAATGGCATGTCGTTGCGACGGCGCCGCGACTGGCTGGATCTGCCGCGCTACGCGCTCGATCGTCAGCTATCGCTTGATGAGTTTCGCGGTCAGCTCGCCGTGCCGTGGTTGTCGTATCGCGCGCAGCTGGCGCCAGCAGGCGCAGGCCTGCCGCCGCCAGGGTCGACGCCCACGGCCGCACCAAACCACCCGGACGCGCCCCCCGAGGCGTCGACGCTTCGCGCGGCCCTGCGCGAACAATGGATTCGCCGCACCATGAAAGGCATCGCGCGCCGCGACGCGCACAAGCGCATCGACTTTGCCTACCGCGTCGCCGATCCTTGGCATATGGCGAGTGCCAAGGAGCAATTTCGCTTCGCCGCCACCAACAAGATCCTGCGCGAGCAGTTTGGCGATATCGACACCTTGCTCGAGCTTGGCTGCGGCGAAGGCCACCAAACCGAGCACCTGGCCCAGCTCGCGCGCCAGGTCACCGGCCTCGATATTTCCGCCACCGCGATCGCCCGCGCGCAAGCACGCGTGCCGGGCGCGGCATTCGAAACCGGGCTGGTCACCGACGAACGCTGGGAGGGGGGCCGCTTCGACGTCGTCGTCGCCTGCGAGGTCCTCTACTATATTAAAGACCTCGCCGCGACGCTGGCCCGCCTCGATGCGCTGGCGACGCGTGGTTGGCTCATCACTTACTTTGACGGCGCCGAGCGCGTCCTCGCCGACGACCTCGCGCGTTTTGCGGCGACGCGC